One window of Chroicocephalus ridibundus chromosome 32, bChrRid1.1, whole genome shotgun sequence genomic DNA carries:
- the VKORC1 gene encoding vitamin K epoxide reductase complex subunit 1 has translation MKGAAMAARAALCVAGAALSLYALHVEREHARDPSYRAACDLGPAVSCTRVFGSRWGRGLGLVELALGRDSPANVPNGAVGVVFYLLQGLLGAVPGRGASAVLLGTSVASALASLWLAGVLAFGLQDLCLVCLSTYLLNGLLLALNWRRWRRLPRPKTA, from the exons ATGAAGGGCGCGGCGATGGCGGCGCGCGCGGCGCTGTGCGTGGCGGGCGCCGCGCTCTCGCTGTACGCGCTGCACGTGGAGCGGGAGCACGCGCGCGACCCCTCCTACCGGGCGGCCTGTGACCTGGGGCCCGCCGTGTCCTGCACCCGCGTCTTCGGCTCCCG GTGGGGCcgcgggctggggctggtggagctggcgctgggcagggacagcccggCCAATGTCCCCAACGGCGCCGTGGGGGTCGTCTTCTacctgctgcaggggctgctgg GGGCCGTGCCGGGTCGGGGGGCGTCGGCGGTGCTGTTGGGGACCTCGGTGGCCTCGGCGCTGGCCTCGCTGTGGCTAGCGGGGGTGCTGGCCTTCGGCCTCCAGGACCTCTGCCTCGTCTGCCTCAGCACCTACCTCCTCAACGGCCTCCTCCTCGCCCTCAACtggcggcgctggcggcgccTCCCCCGTCCCAAAACCGCCTGA
- the LOC134508131 gene encoding zinc finger protein 835-like isoform X2: MQASPGPTGCPTEAPAGAAEETPPEEPAAAPPAAPRPYICSDCGKSFGQWSKLERHRRVHTGERPNACGHCGKAFAQRSHLAQHLRTHTGERPYACPDCGKTFGWSSNLAQHRRVHTGERPYACPDCGKTFSQSTNLLKHRRAHAGERPYACGQCRKAFYRSSDLLQHQASHTGERPHRCGQCGKSFAQRANLLKHGKTHGGEKPFRCGECGKGFVQSSELIQHQRSHSGEKPFACGECGKRFGHGATLAKHRRLHLGLQPHRCGECGRAFGLRSALARHQRAHGEERPFACGECGQAFALRSNLALHRRTHAGERPYRCGECGKSFGMSSTLVRHQRIHTGEKPYGCGECGRAFVRSAHLEQHRRTHTGERPYGCSRCGRRFSQSSNLITHERVHLEEAQGAALAGEGAGAVVGPPGLEGQPGLEGQPGLKALEGQPGLKALEGQPGLKALEGQPGLEGQLGLVMLEAQPGLKMSEAQPGLKTSEAQPGLEGQQGLKALEGQPGLKVLEGQPGLEGQLGLEMLEGQPGLKGQPGLKALEGQQGLEGQPGLKALEGQPGLEGQLDLEMSEGQPGLKGQPRLKMLEAQPGLKVMGGQPGFEVQQGLETSEGQPSLKASEGHPKPKRLGGHQGLENVEENPKTSSSKGHPRLLGHPKVENPMEKNPKVDNPVADLPMVGHLKVEHPTEDLPMVGHLKVEHPTEDLPMVGHPRGAEPLPGTQAP, encoded by the exons cgcccccggccgccccccgcccctacATCTGCAGCGACTGCGGCAAATCCTTCGGCCAATGGTCCAAGCTGGAGCGGCACCGGCGCGTCCACACGGGCGAACGCCCCAACGCCTGCGGCCACTGCGGCAAAGCCTTCGCCCAACGCTCCCACCTGGCCCAGCACCTCCGCACCCACACCGGCGAGCGCCCCTACGCCTGCCCCGACTGCGGCAAAACCTTCGGCTGGAGCTCCAACCTGGCCCAGCACCGCCGCGTCCACACCGGCGAACGCCCCTACGCCTGCCCCGACTGCGGCAAGACCTTCAGCCAAAGCACCAACCTCCTCAAACACCGGCGGGCCCACGCCGGCGAGCGGCCTTACGCCTGCGGCCAGTGCCGCAAAGCTTTCTACCGCAGCTCCGACCTCCTCCAACACCAAGCTAGCCACACCGGCGAGCGGCCCCACCGCTGCGGCCAGTGCGGCAAGAGTTTCGCCCAACGGGCCAACCTCCTCAAGCACGGCAAGACCCACGGCGGCGAGAAACCCTTCCGCTGCGGCGAGTGCGGCAAGGGCTTCGTCCAGAGCTCCGAGCTCATCCAGCACCAGCGCAGCCACAGCGGCGAGAAACCCTTCGCCTGCGGCGAGTGCGGCAAACGTTTCGGCCACGGGGCCACCTTGGCCAAACACCGGCGCTTGCACCTGGGCTTGCAGCCCCACCGTTGCGGCGAGTGCGGGAGGGCTTTCGGGCTCCGCTCGGCGCTGGCCCGCCACCAACGGGCCCACGGGGAGGAGCGGCCCTTCGCCTGCGGCGAGTGCGGCCAAGCCTTCGCCCTCCGCTCCAACCTGGCCCTCCACCGCCGCACCCACGCCGGCGAGCGGCCCTACCGCTGCGGCGAGTGCGGCAAGAGCTTCGGCATGAGCTCCACCTTGGTGCGGCACCAACGCATCCACACTGGCGAGAAACCTTACGGCTGCGGGGAATGCGGCCGGGCTTTCGTCCGCAGCGCCCACCTGGAGCAGCACCGGCGGACGCACACCGGGGAGAGGCCCTACGGCTGCAGCCGCTGCGGCCGCCGCTTCAGCCAGAGCTCCAACCTCATCACCCACGAGAGGGTCCACCTGGAGGAGGCCCAAGGGGCGGCGCTGGCCGGGGAGGGTGCGGGGGCGGTGGTGGGTCCACCGGGTTTGGAGGGTCAGCCAGGCTTGGAGGGTCAACCGGGCTTGAAGGCGTTGGAGGGTCAACCAGGCTTGAAGGCGTTGGAGGGTCAACCAGGCTTGAAGGCGTTGGAGGGTCAACCAGGCTTGGAGGGTCAACTGGGCCTGGTGATGTTGGAGGCTCAACCAGGCTTGAAGATGTCAGAGGCTCAACCAGGCTTGAAGACGTCAGAGGCTCAACCAGGCTTGGAGGGTCAACAGGGCTTGAAGGCGTTGGAGGGTCAACCAGGCTTGAAGGTGTTGGAGGGTCAACCAGGCTTGGAGGGTCAACTGGGCCTGGAGATGTTGGAGGGTCAACCAGGCTTGAAGGGTCAACCAGGCTTGAAGGCACTGGAGGGTCAACAGGGCTTAGAAGGTCAACCAGGCTTGAAGGCGTTGGAGGGTCAACCAGGCTTGGAGGGTCAACTGGACTTGGAGATGTCGGAGGGTCAACCGGGCTTGAAGGGTCAACCAAGGTTGAAGATGTTGGAGGCTCAACCAGGCTTGAAGGTGATGGGGGGTCAGCCAGGCTTTGAGGTTCAACAGGGCTTGGAGACGTCGGAGGGTCAACCAAGCTTGAAGGCATCGGAGGGGCACCCAAAGCCCAAGAGACTTGGGGGGCACCAAGGGTTGGAGAACGTGGAGGAGAACCCCAAGACCAGCAGCTCCAAGGGGCACCCACGTCTGCTGGGGCACCCCAAGGTGGAGAACCCCATGGAGAAGAACCCCAAGGTGGACAACCCCGTGGCGGACCTCCCCATGGTGGGGCACCTCAAG GTGGAGCACCCCACGGAGGACCTCCCCATGGTGGGGCACCTCAAGGTGGAGCACCCCACGGAGGACCTCCCCATGGTGGGGCACCCCCGAGGGGCGGAGCCTCTCCCCGGGACCCAGGCGCCctga
- the LOC134508131 gene encoding zinc finger protein 835-like isoform X1 gives MQASPGPTGCPTEAPAGAAEETPPEEPAAAPPAAPRPYICSDCGKSFGQWSKLERHRRVHTGERPNACGHCGKAFAQRSHLAQHLRTHTGERPYACPDCGKTFGWSSNLAQHRRVHTGERPYACPDCGKTFSQSTNLLKHRRAHAGERPYACGQCRKAFYRSSDLLQHQASHTGERPHRCGQCGKSFAQRANLLKHGKTHGGEKPFRCGECGKGFVQSSELIQHQRSHSGEKPFACGECGKRFGHGATLAKHRRLHLGLQPHRCGECGRAFGLRSALARHQRAHGEERPFACGECGQAFALRSNLALHRRTHAGERPYRCGECGKSFGMSSTLVRHQRIHTGEKPYGCGECGRAFVRSAHLEQHRRTHTGERPYGCSRCGRRFSQSSNLITHERVHLEEAQGAALAGEGAGAVVGPPGLEGQPGLEGQPGLKALEGQPGLKALEGQPGLKALEGQPGLEGQLGLVMLEAQPGLKMSEAQPGLKTSEAQPGLEGQQGLKALEGQPGLKVLEGQPGLEGQLGLEMLEGQPGLKGQPGLKALEGQQGLEGQPGLKALEGQPGLEGQLDLEMSEGQPGLKGQPRLKMLEAQPGLKVMGGQPGFEVQQGLETSEGQPSLKASEGHPKPKRLGGHQGLENVEENPKTSSSKGHPRLLGHPKVENPMEKNPKVDNPVADLPMVGHLKVEHPMERNPKVEHPTEDLPMVGHLKVEHPTEDLPMVGHPRGAEPLPGTQAP, from the coding sequence cgcccccggccgccccccgcccctacATCTGCAGCGACTGCGGCAAATCCTTCGGCCAATGGTCCAAGCTGGAGCGGCACCGGCGCGTCCACACGGGCGAACGCCCCAACGCCTGCGGCCACTGCGGCAAAGCCTTCGCCCAACGCTCCCACCTGGCCCAGCACCTCCGCACCCACACCGGCGAGCGCCCCTACGCCTGCCCCGACTGCGGCAAAACCTTCGGCTGGAGCTCCAACCTGGCCCAGCACCGCCGCGTCCACACCGGCGAACGCCCCTACGCCTGCCCCGACTGCGGCAAGACCTTCAGCCAAAGCACCAACCTCCTCAAACACCGGCGGGCCCACGCCGGCGAGCGGCCTTACGCCTGCGGCCAGTGCCGCAAAGCTTTCTACCGCAGCTCCGACCTCCTCCAACACCAAGCTAGCCACACCGGCGAGCGGCCCCACCGCTGCGGCCAGTGCGGCAAGAGTTTCGCCCAACGGGCCAACCTCCTCAAGCACGGCAAGACCCACGGCGGCGAGAAACCCTTCCGCTGCGGCGAGTGCGGCAAGGGCTTCGTCCAGAGCTCCGAGCTCATCCAGCACCAGCGCAGCCACAGCGGCGAGAAACCCTTCGCCTGCGGCGAGTGCGGCAAACGTTTCGGCCACGGGGCCACCTTGGCCAAACACCGGCGCTTGCACCTGGGCTTGCAGCCCCACCGTTGCGGCGAGTGCGGGAGGGCTTTCGGGCTCCGCTCGGCGCTGGCCCGCCACCAACGGGCCCACGGGGAGGAGCGGCCCTTCGCCTGCGGCGAGTGCGGCCAAGCCTTCGCCCTCCGCTCCAACCTGGCCCTCCACCGCCGCACCCACGCCGGCGAGCGGCCCTACCGCTGCGGCGAGTGCGGCAAGAGCTTCGGCATGAGCTCCACCTTGGTGCGGCACCAACGCATCCACACTGGCGAGAAACCTTACGGCTGCGGGGAATGCGGCCGGGCTTTCGTCCGCAGCGCCCACCTGGAGCAGCACCGGCGGACGCACACCGGGGAGAGGCCCTACGGCTGCAGCCGCTGCGGCCGCCGCTTCAGCCAGAGCTCCAACCTCATCACCCACGAGAGGGTCCACCTGGAGGAGGCCCAAGGGGCGGCGCTGGCCGGGGAGGGTGCGGGGGCGGTGGTGGGTCCACCGGGTTTGGAGGGTCAGCCAGGCTTGGAGGGTCAACCGGGCTTGAAGGCGTTGGAGGGTCAACCAGGCTTGAAGGCGTTGGAGGGTCAACCAGGCTTGAAGGCGTTGGAGGGTCAACCAGGCTTGGAGGGTCAACTGGGCCTGGTGATGTTGGAGGCTCAACCAGGCTTGAAGATGTCAGAGGCTCAACCAGGCTTGAAGACGTCAGAGGCTCAACCAGGCTTGGAGGGTCAACAGGGCTTGAAGGCGTTGGAGGGTCAACCAGGCTTGAAGGTGTTGGAGGGTCAACCAGGCTTGGAGGGTCAACTGGGCCTGGAGATGTTGGAGGGTCAACCAGGCTTGAAGGGTCAACCAGGCTTGAAGGCACTGGAGGGTCAACAGGGCTTAGAAGGTCAACCAGGCTTGAAGGCGTTGGAGGGTCAACCAGGCTTGGAGGGTCAACTGGACTTGGAGATGTCGGAGGGTCAACCGGGCTTGAAGGGTCAACCAAGGTTGAAGATGTTGGAGGCTCAACCAGGCTTGAAGGTGATGGGGGGTCAGCCAGGCTTTGAGGTTCAACAGGGCTTGGAGACGTCGGAGGGTCAACCAAGCTTGAAGGCATCGGAGGGGCACCCAAAGCCCAAGAGACTTGGGGGGCACCAAGGGTTGGAGAACGTGGAGGAGAACCCCAAGACCAGCAGCTCCAAGGGGCACCCACGTCTGCTGGGGCACCCCAAGGTGGAGAACCCCATGGAGAAGAACCCCAAGGTGGACAACCCCGTGGCGGACCTCCCCATGGTGGGGCACCTCAAGGTGGAGCACCCCATGGAGAGGAACCCCAAGGTGGAGCACCCCACGGAGGACCTCCCCATGGTGGGGCACCTCAAGGTGGAGCACCCCACGGAGGACCTCCCCATGGTGGGGCACCCCCGAGGGGCGGAGCCTCTCCCCGGGACCCAGGCGCCctga
- the LOC134508131 gene encoding zinc finger protein 835-like isoform X3 → MQASPGPTAPPAAPRPYICSDCGKSFGQWSKLERHRRVHTGERPNACGHCGKAFAQRSHLAQHLRTHTGERPYACPDCGKTFGWSSNLAQHRRVHTGERPYACPDCGKTFSQSTNLLKHRRAHAGERPYACGQCRKAFYRSSDLLQHQASHTGERPHRCGQCGKSFAQRANLLKHGKTHGGEKPFRCGECGKGFVQSSELIQHQRSHSGEKPFACGECGKRFGHGATLAKHRRLHLGLQPHRCGECGRAFGLRSALARHQRAHGEERPFACGECGQAFALRSNLALHRRTHAGERPYRCGECGKSFGMSSTLVRHQRIHTGEKPYGCGECGRAFVRSAHLEQHRRTHTGERPYGCSRCGRRFSQSSNLITHERVHLEEAQGAALAGEGAGAVVGPPGLEGQPGLEGQPGLKALEGQPGLKALEGQPGLKALEGQPGLEGQLGLVMLEAQPGLKMSEAQPGLKTSEAQPGLEGQQGLKALEGQPGLKVLEGQPGLEGQLGLEMLEGQPGLKGQPGLKALEGQQGLEGQPGLKALEGQPGLEGQLDLEMSEGQPGLKGQPRLKMLEAQPGLKVMGGQPGFEVQQGLETSEGQPSLKASEGHPKPKRLGGHQGLENVEENPKTSSSKGHPRLLGHPKVENPMEKNPKVDNPVADLPMVGHLKVEHPMERNPKVEHPTEDLPMVGHLKVEHPTEDLPMVGHPRGAEPLPGTQAP, encoded by the coding sequence cgcccccggccgccccccgcccctacATCTGCAGCGACTGCGGCAAATCCTTCGGCCAATGGTCCAAGCTGGAGCGGCACCGGCGCGTCCACACGGGCGAACGCCCCAACGCCTGCGGCCACTGCGGCAAAGCCTTCGCCCAACGCTCCCACCTGGCCCAGCACCTCCGCACCCACACCGGCGAGCGCCCCTACGCCTGCCCCGACTGCGGCAAAACCTTCGGCTGGAGCTCCAACCTGGCCCAGCACCGCCGCGTCCACACCGGCGAACGCCCCTACGCCTGCCCCGACTGCGGCAAGACCTTCAGCCAAAGCACCAACCTCCTCAAACACCGGCGGGCCCACGCCGGCGAGCGGCCTTACGCCTGCGGCCAGTGCCGCAAAGCTTTCTACCGCAGCTCCGACCTCCTCCAACACCAAGCTAGCCACACCGGCGAGCGGCCCCACCGCTGCGGCCAGTGCGGCAAGAGTTTCGCCCAACGGGCCAACCTCCTCAAGCACGGCAAGACCCACGGCGGCGAGAAACCCTTCCGCTGCGGCGAGTGCGGCAAGGGCTTCGTCCAGAGCTCCGAGCTCATCCAGCACCAGCGCAGCCACAGCGGCGAGAAACCCTTCGCCTGCGGCGAGTGCGGCAAACGTTTCGGCCACGGGGCCACCTTGGCCAAACACCGGCGCTTGCACCTGGGCTTGCAGCCCCACCGTTGCGGCGAGTGCGGGAGGGCTTTCGGGCTCCGCTCGGCGCTGGCCCGCCACCAACGGGCCCACGGGGAGGAGCGGCCCTTCGCCTGCGGCGAGTGCGGCCAAGCCTTCGCCCTCCGCTCCAACCTGGCCCTCCACCGCCGCACCCACGCCGGCGAGCGGCCCTACCGCTGCGGCGAGTGCGGCAAGAGCTTCGGCATGAGCTCCACCTTGGTGCGGCACCAACGCATCCACACTGGCGAGAAACCTTACGGCTGCGGGGAATGCGGCCGGGCTTTCGTCCGCAGCGCCCACCTGGAGCAGCACCGGCGGACGCACACCGGGGAGAGGCCCTACGGCTGCAGCCGCTGCGGCCGCCGCTTCAGCCAGAGCTCCAACCTCATCACCCACGAGAGGGTCCACCTGGAGGAGGCCCAAGGGGCGGCGCTGGCCGGGGAGGGTGCGGGGGCGGTGGTGGGTCCACCGGGTTTGGAGGGTCAGCCAGGCTTGGAGGGTCAACCGGGCTTGAAGGCGTTGGAGGGTCAACCAGGCTTGAAGGCGTTGGAGGGTCAACCAGGCTTGAAGGCGTTGGAGGGTCAACCAGGCTTGGAGGGTCAACTGGGCCTGGTGATGTTGGAGGCTCAACCAGGCTTGAAGATGTCAGAGGCTCAACCAGGCTTGAAGACGTCAGAGGCTCAACCAGGCTTGGAGGGTCAACAGGGCTTGAAGGCGTTGGAGGGTCAACCAGGCTTGAAGGTGTTGGAGGGTCAACCAGGCTTGGAGGGTCAACTGGGCCTGGAGATGTTGGAGGGTCAACCAGGCTTGAAGGGTCAACCAGGCTTGAAGGCACTGGAGGGTCAACAGGGCTTAGAAGGTCAACCAGGCTTGAAGGCGTTGGAGGGTCAACCAGGCTTGGAGGGTCAACTGGACTTGGAGATGTCGGAGGGTCAACCGGGCTTGAAGGGTCAACCAAGGTTGAAGATGTTGGAGGCTCAACCAGGCTTGAAGGTGATGGGGGGTCAGCCAGGCTTTGAGGTTCAACAGGGCTTGGAGACGTCGGAGGGTCAACCAAGCTTGAAGGCATCGGAGGGGCACCCAAAGCCCAAGAGACTTGGGGGGCACCAAGGGTTGGAGAACGTGGAGGAGAACCCCAAGACCAGCAGCTCCAAGGGGCACCCACGTCTGCTGGGGCACCCCAAGGTGGAGAACCCCATGGAGAAGAACCCCAAGGTGGACAACCCCGTGGCGGACCTCCCCATGGTGGGGCACCTCAAGGTGGAGCACCCCATGGAGAGGAACCCCAAGGTGGAGCACCCCACGGAGGACCTCCCCATGGTGGGGCACCTCAAGGTGGAGCACCCCACGGAGGACCTCCCCATGGTGGGGCACCCCCGAGGGGCGGAGCCTCTCCCCGGGACCCAGGCGCCctga